The sequence tggcactgtctacacatcgtaacacaacacacacacacacacacacacacacacacacacacacacacacatgtcatacTTACAAATCTAACTGCACCTGATGATggaagtttaaacctttgaaacgcgtcgtggagataactaacagtgactggtaacaataaacttgttgtttcacttaatgtcaataacagtcacggtatagtctaacgtaaaatgttcgcatttaaatttGATCACGGTATGGTGACTGATGAATAACGATGGTGCAGGGCAGACACATTTTAAACGCGGTTAATTTGTGCCGCGATCACAGGACATCGCTTATCGCGCTTTCTGACTGAGATTGGTGCACTCGGCCCGAACCGTACGACAGTTTGCAACGATAGCTAGCGAATGGCTCAGCCGACCAGCTACTACTATTACTTGCCCGCGGCGCTAAACACAGGGCAAAACAAGCCAGTGTTTGGTCCAGGCGTGCAGTTTTACTTATGCTTACAATTTGCCGACGCTATTCCTTGCTAGGCTCGTTTGTAAAACTAGGCCTGTACCGTGATACTCGGACGACCTGTAAAAGGAGCTACCTTACAAGTTGCAGAAGTGTTTCCGAAATTGGAAAAAACACTGTGAGAAGTGTATAATATCTGACGGGAAGTATTTTGAAGAAGGTACCGTGGATGTAAGCGAATAAGTAAAATTCTTTCCAAAAAGTAATCCTTACATATTTTGAGACACACCTCGTGTTTTGCATGTAGATGAAACAGCGAGGGAAAGgaggcggaaaaaaaaaaaaaaaaaaaaaaagggatcgcCGAGCAGCCGGACGGCGGGCGTGCGGTCACGTAAATGGAAACTTGTGCAGCGCGCGACTCGGCGGCGTCGCCGGCGTCAAGTTATAAATATTGACGCGCGAGAGCCGGTCGCGAGAGGTGGAGGTGGGGGCAGCCGGGCCCAGAGCCCGCCCCCCCAGCCTGGCGGGCGGGGGCAAAAGAAGACGGACGAGGAGGAGAAGAAAAAAAGGACGGCTAGGCAGGGAGGGAAAAAGAAGCCCACGCGTCTCGGCGCCGGGGGGAGGCGTGTAGGGCGGTGGCGgcgacggcagcggcggcggcggcggccgagaGGAGGCGGCAGCCGGGCCCAGAGCGATCGCCGTgctggcagcagcagctgcagctgcgGCGTCCCGCGGCGGACTCCTGCCGGCAGAGCGCCGCGCGTCGGCCGTGTCGGGCCGCTGTCCCACTACTCGTGCCCGCCCGGAGAGGGGAACCCGCGGCCGCGGGTATCGACCGGCAGCTCCGCCCACTGCGGCCAATGGGCGCGCGAGCAGCGCCGTTGCCATGGCGACCGTGGGCGGCGCGTGCGCGGAGCGCTCCCTCCGCGGGCGGCCCGGACCGCCGGCAGCGCCAACCGCGCGCGCGTCACGTGACTCTGCCCCCCCTCTCGCTGCGGTCCCCCCGCCCCACAGTGGTGGGAGGCAACAATGCGTGAGTCGTGGGGCTGCGGGTCGGCAGGCAGTTCCGAGGCGCAGGCCGTGGCGAGCGACACACGCACCGCGCACGACGCACCGCGCCAGCCCCACCAGTAATCAgcagccacagcagcagcagcagcagccgccggggACCGCCGAGCGCGACCGCGTGTCTGCCGCCCCCACCACGAGCGAGCGCCCCGTGGACGCGACAGCGCCGCTGTCGTGACGGACACAGCTCcgcttccgcagccgacgactccGGATCGAGCGGCGAGCGACAGGACCGCAAGGAGAGGGACGAGTGTGAACAGTGCGGACACGTGCGCGCGGTGAATGTGAACCTCGTGCCGGGCGAAGCGCGTGCAGCCCGATGCGGGCGCGCTGCAGCTGCTAGCCGCTCGCCGCGCAGCAGCCAagacgacgccgacgccgacgccgacgccgccgctgccgctggcgCAGGCCGGGCCGGGCCCCTCGGCCGCCTCGAGGCGCCGGCACGCTCCCGCCCCCACAGCCGCCGCTGGCGTCGTGgcgaccaccgccgccgccgccgccgccgccgccgccgccgccgcccccgccgccgccttcCTGGGCCTGCACCACGCGCACCACCACCCGCACCACGCCCACGGCCACGCACACCACCACCACCCGCACCACACGCCGCCCCACGCGCCGGGCCCCGGTCCGGCACATGCGGCCCCGGCCGCCGGCTGCTGCGCCCTCACCGCCGCCCACAACATAGGTGCGTAACGTCAGCCCGACCCCCCACGTCACACACGTGGCTCCGCATGCATGTCCTGACACGTCCCAGTGTAGGTAAACACGTGGCCCCTGCCGCTATTTCTCCCGTACTGTTGCGCACAGCAGGGGCATGCGTGTCCCCACAGGGCCTAATACTTGCGCCTCCACCATTTTCTCCAGTACGGTACATAAATAGTGTCAGCATCGTCAAAAACAAACGTGCGCTCTGAACAGTGGTTTCGCATCCATTCCCTAACCCGTTCTAATGTGCCGTCCCAAATATAGATGCTGCTAGCTTATACAAGATATTACGACACAAGTGTGATCCACAAGCACCAATAGTTGGGCCTCCACAATTGCCTACGCTTTGGTTAATAAATTCTGTTAACATCTTACTAAACACACATGTGTGTTATGTCTTAACGATTTCAGACACCAGGTTACTAAATTTGCTAACTTGTCGTATCCTGAAGGTACATTAAAATGTTCATTATAATAGTTTCGTGTGACGTGACACGTTATGTGAGAATTTATACTTCCGTATATACATTTTAATCATTATTGCCATGACTGGCATTCTGAGAAGTCTTTAGCAAACGAGCCCATCGTGCATGCCTTCGGTCTCCAAATCTCTCCACTGCATTTCTAACTTCGCTGTTGTCTTAAGAGTCCGCCGATCAAAATTGCTCGTAGTAATTTCGTAACAAATTTCGTGACCTTACACGTTGCGTATGATTGTTGCAGCGACGATAACGCTTAACAAATCATGTTGATTGTGGGAGCCAGACATTTCTCCACACTGGGGACGATTGTACCATTAGTATTTATGGGAAAGAAGACGGTCATGCAGACATTAATATCAATAGGTACGAAAGTTACGAAGCAGAACTCCGCTTCCGCGGTTGAGGTATAACATTCTATTATTAACAACGTGAAGTTTGGGtcgattttgtaattttttttaccgTAATATCTGAAAACGCCGATGCACTCATGTCTGTAATGCACTTAGGGGAATGAtagttgtaaatgtgtgtgtgttcgtgt comes from Schistocerca piceifrons isolate TAMUIC-IGC-003096 chromosome 8, iqSchPice1.1, whole genome shotgun sequence and encodes:
- the LOC124712467 gene encoding translation initiation factor IF-2-like, whose translation is MATALLARPLAAVGGAAGRYPRPRVPLSGRARVVGQRPDTADARRSAGRSPPRDAAAAAAAASTAIALGPAAASSRPPPPPLPSPPPPYTPPPGAETRGLLFPSLPSRPFFLLLLVRLLLPPPARLGGRALGPAAPTSTSRDRLSRVNIYNLTPATPPSRALHKFPFT